In a genomic window of Brettanomyces nanus chromosome 1, complete sequence:
- a CDS encoding uncharacterized protein (BUSCO:EOG09341XI3) has product MEKTKETIKEGPVEVEVGAAEADKLIMAKRRDEEKRLTEEDEEDNEPIDASAPNSAGRSTEKADKGNSRGINLLSGVSTQKRRIKQSRGTRENGLFFSRDRGDGLNKDHRDGENSLKKELSAVLATTTSLPRKPAWMPEEQYKKQLESIEVYTAPEQELKRIKVEDKKSLGRRSAVPSHPISKKEHDVIVRNFYNDQTYRSRRQKRTESKIYKLRSFNNCIKYILISKYATRGGNVLDLGCGKGGDLAKWGLTQISSYVGIDISDQSIKEAIHRYRKSRCQFHAIFATGDAFNTQVPEIVAPFKNEVNLQFDTVSMQFCLHYAFANEETARRMLENVSRSLKLGGMFIGTIPSSDFIRWKIKRLHSGSKKWGNSLYEVEFPEPPPRDGQFPSPFGNMYTYYLVDAVDHVPEYVVPFEKLRSLCEEYNLELRYKKNLFELFNKEIPKYFHLLPPPLVESLKRSDGTYGVSGEDRDACSFYLAFAFEKTS; this is encoded by the coding sequence ATGGAGAAAACGAAGGAAACGATTAAAGAGGGGCCAGTGGAAGTGGAAGTGGGTGCTGCTGAGGCTGATAAACTTATTATGgccaaaagaagagacgAAGAGAAGCGACTAACCGAGGAGGACGAGGAAGACAATGAGCCCATCGATGCATCTGCACCAAATAGTGCGGGTAGAAGTACTGAGAAAGCAGATAAAGGAAATAGCAGGGGTATTAATTTATTATCAGGAGTTTCTACTCAGAAGAGACGTATTAAGCAAAGCAGGGGAACACGTGAGAATGGTCTCTTTTTCTCACGTGATCGAGGAGATGGGCTTAACAAGGATCATCGAGATGGAGAAAACTCGCTTAAAAAGGAGCTTTCTGCTGTACTTGCCACTACTACGAGTCTTCCAAGGAAGCCAGCATGGATGCCAGAAGAGCAGTATAAAAAGCAATTAGAGTCTATCGAAGTGTACACTGCACCAGAGCAGGAGTTGAAGCGGATTAAAGTAGAAGACAAGAAATCATTGGGCCGAAGGTCTGCCGTTCCATCTCATCCAATCAGTAAAAAGGAACATGATGTGATCGTCAGAAACTTCTATAATGATCAAACTTATCGTTCCCGGCGTCAAAAGAGGACGGAGTCAAAGATCTACAAGTTAAGATCATTCAATAATTGCATCAAGTACATTCTTATCAGCAAGTACGCTACCAGAGGCGGAAACGTCTTGGATTTAGGATGTGGAAAAGGTGGAGATCTGGCGAAGTGGGGCTTGACCCAGATCTCGTCCTATGTGGGCATCGATATCAGTGATCAGTCAATTAAGGAAGCCATTCATAGATATAGAAAATCACGGTGTCAATTCCATGCGATATTTGCTACTGGGGATGCATTCAATACGCAAGTGCCGGAAATCGTGGCGCCTTTCAAGAATGAGGTAAACCTACAATTTGATACGGTATCCATGCAATTCTGTCTTCATTATGCATTTGCGAATGAGGAAACTGCGCGTAGAATGTTGGAAAACGTATCTAGATCATTGAAGCTTGGAGGCATGTTCATAGGAACCATTCCTTCATCGGACTTTATCCGGTGGAAAATTAAACGTTTGCATTCTGGATCCAAAAAATGGGGTAATTCGCTCTACGAGGTAGAGTTTCCCGAGCCTCCACCTAGAGATGGACAGTTCCCAAGTCCATTTGGTAACATGTATACATACTACTTGGTTGACGCTGTGGATCACGTGCCAGAGTATGTTGTGCCatttgagaagttgagaTCTCTATGCGAGGAATACAATTTGGAACTCAGGTACAAGAAAAACTTGTTTGAATTGTTCAATAAGGAAATTCCCAAATATTTCCATCTGCTACCACCTCCACTAGTGGAATCTCTCAAGCGTTCCGATGGAACTTATGGTGTTAGTGGAGAGGACCGAGATGCATGTTCATTCTATCTTGCATTTGCTTTCGAGAAGACAAGTTAG
- a CDS encoding uncharacterized protein (BUSCO:EOG0934252M~EggNog:ENOG41) gives MRRQSRRFHYTEDAPYEEAETAATNNEEAGNNELIEEVTRCVCGSDDLIIPDDSGSDFDDVDTGFFIQCELCSVWQHGYCVGIKTENTAPEKYWCEQCRPDMHYLFMDRYGIQRSQYNPDAEHNEHSSDNINHSSKNSRRSTRRKRSEEKVNIPANPEPGIEEEKDDTNDEGDSDDKDGKHKRSRKTLHSVRDYNYEAMLRKALEESARESGVQPEEINVSSTEVPPFRNTRASSKRRARSGSNTSDEGDENGTDSHPLRHSRSGSSSDRVLDSNSGNESSSSTFKNARSTRSSKRRKVAITAPAAIAVVSSTVKTAAAAAATVSALTADSGSDSNASKGLSRSETRTRTKRSKRTKQPKENNFEEDKPFRVNVPSSRISMNEMKRRVFSIMEFISNIQLELSSEEDTKNSLLGMQDDKSGFRTPENTELQKILISCYNESVVRLDSLTKRLNEWENKYR, from the coding sequence ATGAGAAGACAGTCACGTCGGTTTCACTATACCGAGGATGCACCCTACGAAGAAGCGGAAACTGCTGCCACTAacaatgaagaagctggCAACAATGAGCTCATCGAGGAAGTGACCAGATGCGTTTGCGGCAGCGACGATTTGATAATTCCGGATGATTCTGGTTCAGATTTCGATGACGTGGATACTGGATTTTTCATTCAGTGTGAGCTCTGCTCTGTTTGGCAGCATGGCTACTGTGTTGGTATCAAAACTGAGAACACTGCTCCCGAAAAGTACTGGTGTGAACAATGCCGACCGGACATGCATTATTTATTCATGGACAGATACGGAATACAGAGAAGTCAATACAATCCGGATGCGGAACACAACGAACATAGCAGCGACAATATAAATCATAGCAGCAAAAACAGTAGACGCAGtactagaagaaagagatcagaggagaaggtgaaCATACCTGCTAATCCCGAACCtggcattgaagaagaaaaggatgacACAAATGATGAAGGCGATTCAGATGATAAAGATGGGAAACATAAGCGATCCAGGAAGACGCTTCACTCTGTAAGAGATTACAATTACGAGGCAATGTTGAGGAAGGCACTAGAGGAAAGCGCACGTGAGAGTGGAGTTCAACCTGAAGAGATCAACGTCTCGTCTACAGAAGTACCTCCATTTCGAAATACAAGAGCCTCTTCTAAGCGCAGAGCAAGAAGTGGCAGCAATACTTCCGATGAAGGTGACGAGAATGGCACCGATAGTCACCCATTACGCCATTCACGGTCTggatcatcttctgataGAGTTCTTGATTCCAATTCTGGAAATGAGTCGAGCAGTAGTACCTTCAAAAATGCTAGAAGTACGAGAAGCTCTAAAAGAAGGAAAGTTGCGATAACAGCTCCAGCTGCCATTGCTGTCGTTTCTTCTACTGTTAAgactgctgctgctgctgctgctacaGTGTCAGCGTTAACGGCCGATTCTGGCAGTGATTCTAATGCTTCAAAAGGATTATCAAGATCTGAGACGAGAACGAGgacgaaaagaagcaagCGTACGAAGCAGCCGAAAGAgaacaactttgaagaagataaacCATTCAGGGTCAACGTTCCAAGCAGCCGAATTAGTATGAACGAAATGAAACGCAGAGTGTTTTCGATTATGGAGTTCATATCGAACATCCAGTTAGAGCTTTCCAGCGAGGAAGATACCAAGAACTCCTTACTCGGAATGCAGGACGATAAGAGCGGGTTTCGAACCCCAGAGAATACGGAACTTCAGAAGATTCTTATAAGCTGCTACAACGAGTCTGTGGTAAGACTCGACTCGCTGACAAAGCGGCTTAACGAATGGGAAAATAAATACCGTTAA
- a CDS encoding uncharacterized protein (EggNog:ENOG41), producing the protein MALFFSERRRQRHAAAAATAAATAAAGTHETRKPLPDLTVKTVVCVSGPFNVQKNPMLTPVEGLSSRAVPRTFSANTSGISGASLNKSSCSNYLRKASTSTTISSVSSSSLTAIANPKGNLSNNVNADANNELPILVCTCSFKGESQNELDVHIGETLRLLSKSVVNGWIFAHSIDCKERTGWIPKDCVKILDMMSTYSYGAARSFSGSSSSSLPLAASSLPSPALSVKSPLHGSAHSWVQPQSQLHRSQQQLETPPGTPLIGPLDSKPHPSASRSATTPPMSTTQSFGRLISVLEGSASPTASPFESKYSVASDFPYKNISVCSVHCTNNRYWYRVDTLNASTQIHLCRFYQDFYDLQVEILENRELIGDDFKDLPKLPSLISPTDNFSQSNMTSRCIGLNRYLHTIMSRIEYTHNQLLYCILMAWLDIRSGDFEHTSHLPDHEIIRLLEPKHMRKRIDFSAVKASAHSAPTIPIPSPKSESDSTPLASMNNGDRLNIDDQPTFPLFCNSSVDVVSDSSAYDVSSIQDKVPPRSMYRRASSNSSSSISGSRAHSHSDSRVLTFKIFYNEEILVLKLAKGTSFHDLKLQIASQINKYLSDFQLTYRDGKAALFKPLRSSVDLSFCAKEAVRFGANIITLKVSM; encoded by the coding sequence ATGgcccttttcttttctgaaagaagaagacaaagacacgctgctgctgctgctactgctgctgctactgctgctgccggCACCCACGAAACCCGGAAGCCTCTTCCCGATTTAACTGTTAAGACCGTTGTTTGTGTTTCTGGTCCTTTCAATGTGCAGAAAAACCCAATGCTTACTCCTGTTGAGGGACTTTCCTCACGTGCTGTTCCAAGAACTTTCTCAGCCAACACTTCAGGTATTTCCGGCGCCTCTTTGAATAAGTCTTCGTGTTCCAACTACCTCAGAAAAGCGTCAACTTCAACTACTATTTCTTCcgtctcatcttcttctctcacAGCTATTGCAAATCCAAAAGGAAATCTCAGTAATAACGTCAATGCTGATGCCAATAACGAATTGCCAATTCTCGTCTGCACTTGTTCgttcaaaggagaatccCAGAACGAACTGGATGTTCATATTGGTGAAACCCTTAGGCTTCTATCCAAGTCGGTGGTTAATGGTTGGATTTTTGCTCACTCTATAGACTGTAAGGAGCGGACTGGTTGGATTCCTAAAGATTGTGTTAAGATCTTGGACATGATGTCCACCTACTCCTACGGAGCAGCGCGGTCGTTTAGTGGTTCTAGTTCCAGCTCTCTCCCTCTTGCAGCGTCTAGTTTACCCTCTCCCGCTCTCTCTGTCAAATCTCCTCTACATGGCTCTGCACATTCTTGGGTTCAACCTCAGTCTCAGCTCCATCGCTCGCAACAGCAGTTAGAAACGCCTCCTGGTACACCTCTTATCGGCCCTCTCGACAGTAAGCCACACCCGAGCGCTTCTCGAAGCGCTACAACCCCTCCAATGTCCACTACACAGAGTTTCGGCAGGCTTATCTCCGTCCTAGAAGGATCCGCATCTCCTACCGCGTCACCCTTTGAAAGCAAATACTCTGTAGCCTCTGATTTCCCCTACAAGAACATTTCTGTCTGTTCTGTTCATTGCACCAACAATAGGTACTGGTATAGAGTGGATACCCTGAACGCTTCTACCCAAATTCACTTATGTCGATTCTACCAGGACTTCTACGATTTGCAAGTGGAGATCTTAGAGAACAGAGAGCTAATCGGTGACGACTTTAAAGACCTGCCAAAGCTTCCAAGTCTTATTTCTCCCACTGATAACTTTTCTCAAAGTAATATGACCTCTCGTTGTATCGGCCTCAATCGCTACTTGCACACTATTATGTCTAGAATTGAATACACCCATAATCAGTTGCTTTACTGCATTCTGATGGCGTGGCTTGATATCAGATCGGGAGACTTTGAGCACACTTCGCACCTGCCTGATCACGAGATAATTAGGCTTCTGGAACCTAAGCACATGCGGAAAAGAATCGACTTTTCTGCTGTTAAGGCCAGTGCTCATTCCGCTCCAACAATTCCTATCCCTTCTCCTAAAAGTGAGTCTGACTCGACTCCATTGGCTTCAATGAATAATGGTGATCGGCTGAATATAGATGACCAGCCAacttttcctcttttctgCAACTCATCGGTTGACGTCGTCTCTGATTCTTCTGCCTATGACGTTTCTTCCATTCAAGACAAGGTTCCTCCAAGGTCGATGTACCGCAGAGCCTCTAGTAACTCCAGTAGCAGTATCAGTGGGAGTCGTGCACATTCGCATAGTGATTCTCGTGTGCTAACGTTCAAGATCTTCtataatgaagagattcTTGTTTTGAAGCTAGCCAAAGGTACAAGCTTCCACGATTTAAAACTGCAAATTGCTAGCCAAATCAACAAATACCTTAGCGATTTTCAGCTCACTTATAGAGATGGCAAAGCTGCATTGTTCAAGCCCTTGAGATCTAGCGTTGATCTTTCGTTTTGTGCCAAAGAGGCTGTTAGGTTTGGTGCTAACATTATTACGCTAAAAGTCTCTATGTGa
- a CDS encoding uncharacterized protein (EggNog:ENOG41), with amino-acid sequence MPHVHTISHGRSSTSLKDEGQPKRKLKQFTAGKLIRNSSYGKLSRIRSTESCAGLGELTPSHPNGAGPQEKPKFGRSKSSGDVLKLPKSSVRLGSLTKLLASHRNKIIIDLTHADDSSQEESSETESESREASKSGKYGKPKTHKGEPQPALESEPEEVESFDDDVKVIEGPTESAKKDLPDTSSYDATYLLSQSTGQQRQVPRKEASNVDNPYRNNYTVSETSVANDATTMQKRSSSSSLIFQQSGLNLAGAYNGSVNPQTSLLRSQQFHKFMDPKDLRDVREVGDPRVSHDLRDHRGLRKSSTVSMHQAITARRDQHNDKTGSITNTEFQKPVEDAFANNFNSYLSTAQPKLETRTQQRLWLQRENLNSLVDLSDSNNPFTTNLTRMEYEKLSREYLNIRRFRNPVFKSIVKIDNIPGVDIKKSIGESTKSFGDFKAYEDRIAALWKKNSQDFFSSRQEEIQKASVSTSINSVVGTPQRSMYYKQQPHQNQQKTQQYSTVPFNRLPQQFQPTTRAQQKVTKSSSLSLVNLQN; translated from the exons ATGCCTCACGTTCACACAATCTCACATGGAAGGTCATCCACGTCTCTTAAGGATGAGGGCCagccaaaaagaaagttgaaacaGTTTACGGCGGGTAAGTTAATACGGAATAGCTCATATGGTAAGCTTTCCAGAATAAGGTCTACTGAGTCATGTGCTGGACTGGGTGAGCTGACTCCTTCACATCCAAACGGTGCAGGGCCTCAAGAAAAGCCGAAATTTGGAAGGTCAAAGTCAAGTGGAGATGTTCTAAAACTTCCAAAGTCTTCTGTTAGGCTAGGATCCCTGACTAAACTTTTGGCATCTCATAGAAACAAAa TAATCATAGATTTAACGCATGCGGATGACAGCTCACAAGAGGAATCTAGCGAGACTGAAAGTGAATCCAGAGAGGCGAGTAAGTCTGGAAAATACGGAAAGCCAAAAACCCACAAAGGAGAACCACAACCGGCACTAGAGTCGgaaccagaagaagtagaGTCATTTGATGACGATGTTAAAGTGATAGAGGGACCTACTGAGAgtgcaaagaaagatcttcCTGACACTTCGTCTTATGATGCAACTTACTTATTGTCACAGTCTACGGGTCAGCAGAGACAGGTGCCAAGGAAGGAGGCCTCTAATGTGGATAATCCATACAGAAACAATTATACAGTGAGTGAAACGAGCGTTGCCAATGATGCTACAACGATGCAGAAACGCAGCAGCAGCTCATCTCTCATCTTCCAACAATCAGGGTTGAACTTAGCTGGAGCATACAATGGGAGTGTGAACCCTCAAACTAGCCTTCTGCGATCACAACAGTTCCACAAATTTATGGATCCCAAAGACCTAAGAGATGTTCGTGAAGTCGGCGATCCGAGGGTATCACACGACTTAAGAGATCACAGAGGATTGCGGAAGTCGAGTACAGTATCCATGCATCAGGCAATAAcagcaagaagagatcaGCATAACGATAAAACTGGCTCTATCACTAACACGGAATTTCAGAAACCTGTTGAAGATGCTTTTGCTAACAATTTCAACTCCTATTTGTCTACTGCACAGCCGAAACTGGAGACGAGAACCCAACAGAGACTTTGGTTACAAAGAGAAAACCTTAATTCCTTGGTAGACTTGTCAGATTCTAACAATCCATTCACAACGAACCTCACTCGAATGGAGTATGAAAAACTATCCAGAGAGTATCTCAATATTAGACGGTTTCGTAATCCAGTGTTCAAATCCATTGTTAAAATTGACAACATCCCTGGAGTGGATATTAAGAAGAGCATTGGCGAGAGCACCAAATCATTTGGCGACTTTAAAGCTTATGAAGATAGAATTGCTGCTttgtggaagaagaacagtCAAGATTTTTTCTCAAGCAGACaggaagaaattcaaaaaGCGTCTGTATCAACATCAATCAACAGTGTGGTAGGAACACCTCAGAGGAGTATGTACTATAAGCAACAGCCTCATCAGAACCAACAGAAAACTCAGCAATACTCAACTGTGCCATTCAATAGGCTACCGCAACAATTCCAGCCAACAACCAGGGCACAGCAGAAAGTGACcaagtcatcatcattgagTTTAGTTAACTTACAAAACTAA